The following proteins are encoded in a genomic region of Synechococcus sp. ROS8604:
- a CDS encoding LptA/OstA family protein — MVFRSLAVAMNNRIGNLVSAAALLVFACSVLPVSAQTAEAEDSLITIESDTQSADNITGVVTALGNVRIVYPSRGMVATSRQAQYFSREALLVLSGDVDVVQEDGNSIRAERVTYNLDDERALAKPMPGQQVQSTLLLKQSPSSQTPLTP; from the coding sequence ATGGTCTTCCGTTCCCTCGCAGTTGCAATGAACAATCGGATTGGCAATCTCGTATCCGCTGCTGCCCTGTTGGTGTTTGCTTGTTCTGTGCTCCCTGTGAGTGCTCAGACAGCAGAAGCAGAAGACAGTTTGATCACGATTGAATCGGATACGCAAAGCGCCGACAACATCACAGGTGTCGTGACAGCCCTGGGTAATGTTCGGATTGTTTATCCCTCTCGAGGGATGGTGGCAACGTCCCGTCAGGCGCAGTATTTCAGCCGGGAAGCGTTGCTGGTTTTAAGCGGAGATGTGGATGTGGTGCAGGAGGATGGAAATAGTATTCGCGCTGAACGGGTTACTTACAACCTTGACGATGAACGTGCTCTGGCGAAACCAATGCCGGGTCAGCAAGTGCAGTCCACCCTCTTGTTAAAGCAGAGTCCCTCCTCGCAGACTCCCTTAACGCCATGA
- the lptB gene encoding LPS export ABC transporter ATP-binding protein, translating into MSLSLEQVTLTLGGRTLVRSLSLTLKPGEVIGLLGPNGAGKTTSFNLVIGLLRPDSGQVLLDGHPVADLPMPQRARLGIGYLPQEPSVFRQLTVQENLELVLVQSGLSKADSRQRLHQLIEDFHLESFIHRCGYQLSGGERRRCEVARALAVGLEGPRYLLLDEPFAGVDPLAVADLQQMIHGLRERGMGILITDHNVRETLAITDRAYILTEGSILASGRSDEVAHDPLVRRHYLGEDFQL; encoded by the coding sequence ATGAGTTTGAGTCTTGAGCAGGTCACTCTGACCCTGGGTGGCCGAACGTTAGTCCGCTCCCTTTCACTGACTTTGAAGCCTGGTGAAGTGATTGGCTTGCTTGGACCCAATGGGGCAGGCAAAACCACAAGCTTCAATTTAGTGATTGGATTGTTGCGTCCTGATAGCGGTCAAGTTCTTCTGGATGGGCATCCCGTCGCGGACTTGCCGATGCCCCAAAGGGCTCGTCTTGGCATTGGCTACCTGCCGCAGGAACCCAGTGTGTTTCGCCAATTGACCGTTCAAGAAAACCTTGAACTTGTGTTAGTTCAAAGCGGACTTTCTAAGGCCGATAGTCGTCAACGTCTCCATCAATTAATCGAGGACTTTCATCTCGAGTCTTTCATCCATCGTTGTGGGTACCAGCTTTCGGGTGGTGAACGCAGGCGTTGTGAAGTCGCCCGTGCCCTTGCCGTTGGTTTAGAAGGTCCGCGCTATCTACTTCTTGATGAACCCTTCGCGGGGGTGGATCCACTGGCTGTAGCTGATCTGCAACAAATGATCCACGGGCTGCGCGAACGCGGAATGGGCATCCTTATTACCGACCATAACGTTCGAGAAACTCTTGCTATTACGGATCGGGCCTACATTTTGACGGAAGGAAGCATCCTTGCTTCCGGCCGCTCTGATGAAGTGGCGCATGACCCACTCGTACGCCGTCATTATCTTGGGGAGGATTTTCAGCTTTGA
- a CDS encoding LptF/LptG family permease yields MNNHILIDVQHKIRKLIHRIPLLDRWLLGELIGPLLFGLTLFTVVSLSVGVMFDLVRKIVESNLPWTIAVQVLLLKLPSFLVISFPMATLIASLLAYSRLSANSELTALRSVGVTASRMIAPAIALALLMTGLSFVFNDVIVPRTNRSAEFTLQRALGQAIAAEKGEDIIYSRFGRVTGPDGDVGKGLTQLFYATKFIDGKMIGVTVLDFSRFGFTQMLVADHANWNESQAKWEFNDGKILTLTPSGSTTSADFDRYFYPLSPAPLRIAKLPKDANNMTVSEAIEAEQLLSDAGDRKEARRLRVRIQEKFTVPMACLVFGLIGSSLGAKPNSRTSRSQGFGISVVLIFVYYVLSFSFSSLGVKGTLPPPLAAWVPVLICLAGGGVLLRQASR; encoded by the coding sequence TTGAATAATCATATTTTGATAGATGTCCAACATAAAATTCGCAAGCTTATTCATCGAATTCCATTGCTTGATCGGTGGCTTCTTGGTGAGCTCATTGGCCCATTATTGTTTGGTCTCACATTATTTACGGTCGTATCCCTATCCGTAGGGGTGATGTTTGATCTGGTTCGCAAGATTGTTGAATCGAATCTCCCATGGACGATTGCCGTACAGGTGCTGTTGCTGAAGTTGCCCAGTTTTTTGGTGATTTCTTTCCCAATGGCGACGTTGATTGCATCGCTGCTTGCCTATAGCCGACTTTCTGCCAATAGCGAGCTGACGGCACTACGAAGTGTTGGCGTTACAGCGAGTCGCATGATTGCACCTGCGATTGCCTTGGCACTGTTGATGACAGGCCTTTCGTTTGTTTTCAACGATGTCATCGTGCCTCGTACGAATCGCTCTGCTGAATTCACATTGCAACGTGCCCTGGGTCAAGCGATTGCTGCTGAGAAGGGAGAAGACATCATCTACTCCCGTTTTGGACGAGTCACTGGTCCTGATGGAGATGTAGGTAAAGGTTTAACCCAATTATTTTATGCAACTAAGTTTATAGACGGAAAGATGATTGGCGTCACTGTTTTAGATTTTTCGCGATTTGGATTTACTCAGATGCTTGTTGCTGACCATGCAAATTGGAACGAGTCTCAGGCTAAGTGGGAGTTTAATGACGGCAAAATTCTTACTCTGACTCCATCTGGTAGTACAACATCAGCGGATTTCGATCGATATTTCTATCCACTGAGCCCTGCGCCGTTACGGATCGCGAAATTGCCTAAAGATGCCAACAATATGACCGTGTCGGAAGCCATTGAAGCTGAACAACTGCTCTCTGATGCGGGGGACCGCAAAGAAGCACGCAGGCTAAGGGTTCGAATCCAGGAGAAATTTACTGTTCCGATGGCCTGTTTGGTGTTTGGTTTGATTGGTTCAAGTCTTGGTGCCAAGCCCAACAGCAGAACCAGTCGGAGTCAGGGATTTGGTATCAGCGTCGTTCTGATTTTTGTTTACTACGTTTTGAGTTTCAGTTTCAGTTCCCTCGGTGTGAAAGGCACCTTGCCTCCCCCCCTAGCCGCTTGGGTGCCTGTTTTGATTTGTCTTGCTGGTGGTGGAGTGTTGTTGCGGCAGGCCAGCCGGTAA
- the ccsB gene encoding c-type cytochrome biogenesis protein CcsB has protein sequence MELAGIDPVLGLGLFSFGLLLLALPLAFWKVSSEQTSGLVTLLIATANLALTAQLVLRWWQSGHFPISNLYESLCFLAWACTLTQLLVERTWPTPIVAAAATPMGLGCIAFASFALPDQLQEASPLVPALRSSWLVMHVSVIMVSYAALLVGSLLSVAVLLTDRGHALQLRSSSIGSGGYRRAALATPLGSVGDPEGTTSSIELSSVQFTRNERLDSLSYRTITVGFLLLTVGIISGAVWANEAWGSYWSWDPKETWALICWLVYAAYLHTRLSRGWQGRRPAFVASAGLVVIGVCYIGVNLLGIGLHSYGWFFG, from the coding sequence ATGGAGTTGGCTGGGATTGATCCGGTGCTTGGCCTGGGATTGTTTTCTTTCGGTCTGTTGCTGTTGGCCCTGCCGCTCGCCTTCTGGAAAGTGAGCTCTGAACAGACGTCTGGCCTCGTCACGTTGCTGATTGCCACTGCCAACCTGGCATTAACGGCTCAACTGGTCCTGCGTTGGTGGCAATCGGGACATTTCCCGATCAGCAACCTCTACGAATCACTTTGCTTCTTGGCCTGGGCCTGCACGCTCACTCAATTGCTGGTGGAGAGAACTTGGCCTACGCCGATTGTCGCTGCAGCCGCGACTCCGATGGGTTTGGGGTGTATCGCGTTTGCCAGCTTTGCGCTTCCTGACCAGTTGCAAGAAGCGTCTCCGCTCGTTCCAGCGCTGCGATCCAGTTGGCTGGTCATGCACGTGAGCGTGATTATGGTGAGTTATGCCGCCCTTTTGGTGGGCTCACTGTTATCAGTGGCTGTTTTGCTGACCGACCGTGGTCATGCTTTGCAACTGCGCAGCAGCTCGATAGGAAGTGGAGGGTATCGACGTGCTGCGCTTGCGACTCCCCTCGGCAGCGTGGGTGACCCTGAAGGAACCACGTCTTCCATTGAGCTCTCATCGGTTCAGTTCACTCGGAACGAACGTTTGGACAGCCTCAGCTACCGCACGATTACGGTTGGCTTTCTCCTGCTCACCGTTGGCATCATTAGCGGGGCTGTGTGGGCCAATGAGGCCTGGGGCAGCTACTGGAGCTGGGATCCCAAGGAAACCTGGGCACTCATTTGCTGGCTTGTGTATGCCGCTTATCTGCATACGCGCTTAAGCAGAGGCTGGCAGGGAAGGCGTCCGGCATTCGTAGCGAGTGCAGGGTTGGTTGTGATTGGCGTTTGTTATATCGGCGTGAATCTTCTGGGTATTGGTCTCCATAGTTATGGCTGGTTCTTTGGATAA
- a CDS encoding DUF3104 domain-containing protein, translating into MSYEAKERTPFPYGQVAYPAFLGVKPGDYIIVKGENQVQLKKDHSWWMGQVVSCKAEARDPSGDRVIQVVDVDDEKISWVNVDEISHVLYGLDGLSND; encoded by the coding sequence ATGAGTTATGAAGCTAAGGAGCGCACGCCATTTCCCTATGGCCAGGTTGCTTATCCAGCTTTTCTTGGTGTAAAGCCCGGTGACTACATCATTGTTAAAGGGGAAAACCAAGTACAACTCAAGAAGGATCACAGCTGGTGGATGGGACAGGTTGTTTCTTGTAAAGCTGAAGCTAGAGATCCCAGTGGAGATCGTGTGATTCAAGTTGTGGATGTTGATGACGAGAAGATCAGCTGGGTAAATGTGGATGAAATATCACATGTGTTGTATGGGCTAGATGGTTTGTCAAATGATTAA
- the dnaK gene encoding molecular chaperone DnaK produces the protein MTKVIGIDLGTTNSCVAVMEGGNPTVIANAEGFRTTPSVVAYTKGKDQLVGQIAKRQAVMNADNTFGSVKRFIGRRTDEVTDATKDVPYTVESVGSKIKIQSSWMEKSFSPEEISASVLRKLADDASKYLGQTVTQAVVTVPAYFNDSQRQATKDAGKIAGLEVLRIINEPTAAALAYGLDKRDAEKILVFDLGGGTFDVSILEVGDGVFEVISTCGDAHLGGDNFDKVLVDYMAETFQKEEGIDLRKDSQALQRLTEAAEKTKIELSSSTQSEVNLPFITATADGPKHLTLTVTRAKFEELSSDLIDRCKKPVQQAIKDAKLSAHDLSEVVMVGGSSRIPAVLELVKAATGQDPNQTVNPDEVVAIGAAVQGGVLSGEVKDILLLDVTPLSLGVETMGSVVNVMVPRNTTIPTNKTEIYSTAMDGQTSVEIHILQGERQMVSDNKSLGTFRLDGIPAAPRGVPQVEVAFDIDANGILSVTAKDKGSGKEQSITISGASTLSEDEVDRMVKDAEAHADSDQQKREAIDTKNDAESLIYQAEKQLLELEGKISAEAKTKVELVLSELKETLKTENTPLIKERLDGVKTALMEMGTSLYSQQEEAPEASQPNSENDDVIDAEFVESPR, from the coding sequence ATGACAAAAGTAATTGGCATTGACCTAGGCACAACCAACAGCTGTGTCGCCGTAATGGAAGGGGGAAACCCCACCGTGATCGCAAATGCAGAAGGGTTTAGGACCACTCCCTCTGTGGTTGCCTACACCAAGGGCAAGGACCAGCTCGTTGGACAGATCGCCAAACGCCAAGCGGTGATGAATGCAGACAACACATTTGGATCTGTCAAACGCTTCATTGGCAGGCGCACGGATGAGGTCACCGATGCAACCAAAGACGTTCCATACACCGTTGAATCGGTAGGAAGCAAGATCAAAATCCAATCATCATGGATGGAGAAATCCTTCTCTCCAGAGGAGATCAGCGCCAGTGTGCTTAGGAAGCTGGCCGATGATGCCTCGAAATATTTGGGTCAAACCGTGACTCAAGCGGTGGTGACTGTTCCCGCCTACTTCAATGACTCCCAGCGACAAGCCACTAAAGATGCTGGCAAAATTGCTGGCCTAGAAGTCCTGAGGATCATCAACGAACCCACAGCAGCAGCGCTGGCTTACGGTTTGGATAAGAGGGATGCAGAAAAGATCCTGGTCTTTGACTTGGGAGGTGGAACGTTTGATGTCTCCATCTTGGAAGTAGGAGATGGTGTTTTTGAAGTGATCAGCACCTGTGGTGATGCCCATCTTGGAGGTGACAACTTCGACAAAGTGCTTGTTGATTACATGGCTGAAACCTTCCAAAAAGAGGAAGGGATTGATTTAAGGAAGGATTCGCAAGCCCTGCAACGCCTCACGGAAGCGGCAGAAAAAACAAAGATTGAACTCTCCTCTTCCACACAGAGCGAAGTGAATCTCCCCTTCATCACGGCAACGGCTGATGGTCCCAAGCATCTGACGCTGACAGTGACCCGAGCCAAATTTGAGGAGTTGTCTTCTGATTTGATTGATCGTTGTAAGAAACCAGTTCAACAGGCGATCAAGGACGCCAAACTCTCAGCTCATGACCTCAGTGAAGTCGTGATGGTGGGCGGCAGTTCACGCATTCCTGCCGTGTTGGAGCTGGTCAAAGCGGCAACGGGTCAAGATCCCAATCAAACCGTGAATCCTGATGAGGTGGTTGCCATCGGTGCAGCTGTGCAGGGGGGTGTTCTCTCAGGTGAAGTGAAAGACATCCTTTTATTGGATGTCACGCCTCTTTCCTTGGGAGTGGAAACCATGGGCAGTGTGGTGAATGTGATGGTTCCGAGGAACACAACCATTCCAACAAACAAAACCGAGATCTATTCCACCGCCATGGATGGCCAAACCTCCGTGGAGATTCACATTCTCCAAGGAGAGCGACAGATGGTGTCTGATAACAAGAGCCTTGGAACCTTCCGATTAGATGGGATCCCTGCTGCGCCTCGTGGTGTTCCTCAAGTAGAAGTGGCTTTTGACATTGATGCCAATGGAATCTTGAGTGTCACAGCAAAAGATAAAGGCTCAGGGAAAGAACAATCGATCACCATCAGTGGTGCCTCAACCCTCAGCGAGGACGAAGTGGATCGAATGGTGAAGGACGCAGAAGCACACGCTGACTCGGATCAGCAAAAGCGAGAAGCGATCGACACCAAGAACGACGCTGAATCCCTGATTTACCAGGCAGAAAAGCAACTGCTGGAATTAGAAGGCAAGATCTCAGCCGAGGCCAAAACCAAAGTGGAGTTGGTGCTATCGGAACTCAAGGAAACCCTTAAAACAGAGAACACACCGCTCATCAAGGAACGCCTTGATGGAGTGAAAACTGCGCTGATGGAAATGGGGACTTCCCTGTACTCGCAGCAGGAAGAGGCGCCTGAAGCCTCACAACCAAACAGTGAGAACGATGATGTGATCGATGCTGAATTTGTCGAGTCACCTCGGTAG
- a CDS encoding DUF6464 family protein: protein MLVELRQAATQVLLDRMELSDPPMPGHWFTHDHDSYLVIQRRHRYKLYSGRYELSSIVLLVKCQKQPADARFIGHGWVIGDAECRFNALSPLLRCAVLPDGPCDRCVHREVR from the coding sequence ATGCTTGTTGAATTACGTCAGGCTGCTACGCAGGTTTTGCTCGATCGCATGGAGTTGAGTGATCCTCCAATGCCGGGGCATTGGTTTACTCATGATCATGACAGTTATCTCGTGATCCAACGCAGACATCGCTATAAATTGTATTCAGGTCGTTATGAACTGTCTTCGATTGTTCTCCTTGTTAAATGTCAAAAACAGCCTGCTGATGCACGGTTTATTGGTCACGGTTGGGTGATTGGAGACGCTGAGTGCCGCTTCAATGCTTTGAGCCCTTTGCTTCGCTGTGCCGTATTGCCAGATGGACCTTGTGATCGTTGTGTTCACCGGGAAGTTCGTTGA
- a CDS encoding DEAD/DEAH box helicase: MSQPLLKALQEKGYTAPSPIQLQAIPAVISGRDVMAAAQTGTGKTAGFTLPMLERLNHGARPGRAQIRALVLTPTRELAAQVLASVRDYSKHLPLTSDVVFGGVKINPQIQRLQKGVDVLVATPGRLLDLLQQGAVRFDRVEFLVLDEADRMLDMGFIHDIRRVISRLPDRRQTLMFSATFSAPIRKLATGLLDHPVQIQVAPANQTVRSVEQVVHPCDMVRKIDLLSHLIRSGDWLQVLVFSRTKHGANRVVERLSQQGLLAAAIHGNKSQGARTRALQGFKDGSVRVLVATDIAARGIDIQQLPHVVNLDLPNVAEDYVHRIGRTGRAGETGHAISLVAAEEALLLKAIERLTGESLRRENVPGFEPTVLKAAPLDLSGGRGRRSGGSSRRRQDTRSTRAYRR, encoded by the coding sequence TTGAGTCAGCCGTTGCTGAAGGCTTTGCAGGAGAAGGGATACACCGCTCCGTCGCCGATTCAGTTGCAGGCCATTCCCGCTGTGATCTCTGGTCGGGATGTGATGGCCGCAGCGCAAACAGGAACGGGTAAAACTGCAGGCTTCACGCTGCCAATGTTGGAGCGCCTGAACCATGGAGCGCGTCCTGGACGCGCACAAATACGCGCCTTGGTGCTGACCCCTACGCGTGAGCTTGCTGCGCAGGTGTTGGCCAGTGTTCGTGATTACAGCAAGCATCTTCCGCTGACCAGTGACGTCGTGTTTGGTGGTGTCAAGATCAACCCTCAAATTCAGCGGTTGCAGAAGGGCGTTGATGTGTTGGTTGCCACCCCAGGCCGCTTGTTAGATCTGCTCCAGCAGGGGGCTGTTCGTTTCGACCGCGTGGAATTTTTGGTGCTTGATGAAGCCGACCGAATGTTGGATATGGGGTTTATTCATGACATCCGGCGTGTGATTTCTCGCCTTCCTGATCGTCGTCAAACCCTGATGTTTTCGGCCACTTTTAGTGCGCCAATTCGGAAACTAGCGACCGGCTTGCTTGATCACCCTGTTCAAATTCAGGTGGCTCCTGCCAACCAAACCGTGCGCTCTGTGGAGCAGGTTGTTCATCCTTGCGACATGGTCCGCAAGATTGATCTGCTCAGCCATCTCATTCGCAGTGGAGATTGGCTTCAGGTGTTGGTCTTTTCCCGCACGAAGCATGGTGCCAATCGTGTTGTGGAACGTCTCAGTCAGCAGGGTCTCCTAGCTGCTGCCATCCATGGCAACAAGAGCCAGGGTGCGCGCACCCGCGCTTTGCAGGGATTTAAGGACGGTTCGGTGCGCGTTCTTGTCGCCACAGATATTGCAGCCCGAGGAATTGATATTCAGCAGCTGCCTCATGTGGTGAATCTCGATCTCCCGAATGTTGCTGAGGACTATGTGCATCGTATTGGTCGTACAGGTCGGGCTGGAGAAACTGGACACGCCATTTCTCTTGTTGCTGCTGAAGAGGCACTGCTCTTGAAGGCAATTGAACGCTTAACGGGTGAGTCCCTTCGTCGAGAAAACGTGCCGGGATTTGAGCCCACCGTTCTCAAGGCTGCCCCCCTGGATCTGAGCGGAGGACGGGGACGGCGTTCAGGGGGCTCATCGCGCCGTCGGCAAGACACGCGTAGCACGAGAGCGTACCGCCGCTAA
- the fmt gene encoding methionyl-tRNA formyltransferase encodes MNILFWGTPDYAVPTLVALHQAGHTLVGVVTQPDRRRGRGKTLIPSSVKAKALELGLTVFTPERIKQDKTCQQQLAELHADLSVVVAFGQILPKSVLDQPPLGCWNGHGSLLPRWRGAGPIQWSLLEGDSETGVGVMAMEEGLDTGPVLIERNLSIGLLDNGHTLAERMSALTADLMVEAMPLIESAGHGSEPERRARLKLVDQADRPGEASYARMLSKQDHQIDWSASALNIHRKVMALYPNAVTLWNDKRLKLLHCEPLIDRLRKELPAEVHPLIGRWPTGGHPPGTVLESVKGMGVVVSTNGCPILIRAAQLEGKGRSHGDSLIQQLNAAPKQQFGTFT; translated from the coding sequence ATGAACATTTTGTTCTGGGGAACGCCCGACTATGCCGTGCCAACACTGGTGGCTCTCCATCAAGCTGGCCATACGCTTGTGGGAGTGGTCACCCAGCCGGATCGACGCCGGGGACGCGGAAAAACTTTGATTCCTTCATCGGTGAAAGCCAAAGCTCTTGAGCTGGGGTTAACGGTTTTCACCCCCGAACGCATCAAACAGGACAAAACCTGCCAACAGCAACTCGCTGAGCTCCATGCCGATCTGTCCGTGGTGGTGGCTTTCGGGCAAATTTTGCCCAAAAGTGTGCTGGATCAACCGCCGCTGGGATGCTGGAACGGCCATGGATCTCTGCTTCCCCGCTGGCGAGGTGCAGGACCAATTCAGTGGTCCCTGCTGGAAGGTGACTCCGAAACAGGTGTGGGGGTGATGGCCATGGAAGAAGGCCTCGACACTGGACCCGTTCTGATCGAAAGGAACCTATCGATTGGGCTACTCGATAACGGCCACACCCTGGCAGAGCGGATGAGTGCTCTGACAGCTGATCTGATGGTGGAAGCGATGCCATTGATCGAATCGGCAGGACATGGGTCCGAACCCGAGCGCAGAGCAAGGCTGAAGCTGGTCGACCAGGCCGATCGTCCTGGAGAAGCGAGTTACGCGCGCATGCTCAGCAAACAAGACCACCAAATCGACTGGTCCGCATCGGCACTCAACATTCATCGCAAGGTGATGGCGCTCTATCCGAATGCCGTCACGCTTTGGAACGACAAACGCCTCAAACTTCTGCATTGCGAACCGCTCATCGATCGCTTGAGAAAAGAGCTGCCGGCAGAGGTGCACCCCCTCATCGGCCGCTGGCCCACAGGAGGGCATCCACCAGGCACAGTGCTGGAATCGGTGAAGGGAATGGGCGTGGTGGTCAGCACGAATGGCTGCCCAATCCTGATTCGCGCTGCGCAGCTGGAAGGGAAAGGGCGGAGCCACGGCGACTCCCTGATCCAACAACTAAACGCAGCACCCAAACAACAGTTTGGCACGTTTACGTAA
- a CDS encoding TldD/PmbA family protein — protein MTHTPLNVKELRDQLHTLATRDGIRRWDLGASRGMNASVQVDRGEAKQMKAAQRSSITVRVWNEQGLVGITSTSDLSPGGLEKALHGAYQASSFGNTEDIPGFSPLATAPIPELDRPLKPSQSIQKLLSTLKEVEEELLSKHPAIETVPYNGLTEGNSERIYLNSEGALRHMQRTQASLYLYARAEESGRKPRSGGAVRVALGSSDLDLAGCIKEAAERTISHLNYKPIDTGRYLVCFTPEAFLDLIGAFNSMLNARSILDGVSLSSKESLGQQLAVPFFNLHDNGLHPDHVGAAAFDGEGTPTKRLCLIGNGTLENLLHSEATARQFGVSPTGHAGLGAKVSVGPDWFEVTSSQGLISPAAHLDHRSTQEPFVLIESLSALHAGVKASQGAFSLPFDGWLVKDGERISVEAATIAGDIREVLKEIVHLEPHEVVTHQGVSPHVWVDGLAITGEA, from the coding sequence ATGACCCATACACCTCTCAATGTGAAAGAGCTCCGCGATCAGCTCCACACCCTCGCGACCAGGGACGGAATCCGTCGATGGGACCTTGGAGCCAGCCGAGGAATGAATGCCTCGGTGCAAGTGGATCGAGGTGAAGCCAAGCAAATGAAAGCGGCTCAACGCAGCTCGATCACCGTTCGCGTTTGGAATGAGCAAGGACTGGTTGGTATAACCAGCACGTCTGACCTTTCTCCAGGAGGCCTCGAGAAAGCCCTACATGGCGCTTATCAGGCCAGTTCCTTTGGCAACACAGAAGACATCCCAGGCTTTTCACCCTTGGCAACGGCACCGATTCCGGAGCTTGATCGGCCGCTAAAACCCTCTCAGAGCATTCAAAAATTGCTCAGCACCCTAAAAGAGGTGGAAGAGGAGCTGCTTTCCAAACATCCTGCGATCGAAACCGTCCCCTACAACGGCTTGACCGAAGGCAATAGCGAGCGGATCTACCTCAATAGCGAGGGGGCACTTCGCCACATGCAACGCACTCAGGCAAGCCTCTACCTGTATGCCCGTGCCGAAGAAAGCGGCAGAAAACCACGCAGCGGTGGGGCCGTTCGCGTTGCGCTTGGCAGTTCCGATCTTGACCTTGCCGGCTGTATCAAGGAAGCAGCCGAGCGCACCATCAGCCATCTCAACTACAAACCGATTGATACCGGTCGTTATTTGGTCTGTTTCACACCGGAGGCATTCCTTGATCTGATTGGTGCTTTCAACAGCATGCTCAATGCCAGATCGATTCTCGATGGCGTCAGCCTGAGCAGCAAAGAGTCGCTTGGCCAACAGCTCGCCGTGCCATTTTTTAATTTGCACGACAACGGGTTACATCCCGATCACGTGGGGGCAGCGGCCTTTGATGGAGAAGGCACACCAACCAAACGGCTCTGCCTCATCGGCAACGGCACCTTGGAGAATCTTCTCCATTCCGAAGCCACAGCACGTCAATTTGGAGTGTCTCCCACCGGTCACGCCGGACTCGGAGCCAAGGTCTCCGTTGGACCCGATTGGTTTGAGGTGACTTCCAGTCAAGGATTGATCAGTCCCGCTGCCCATCTCGACCATCGCAGCACCCAAGAGCCCTTCGTGTTGATTGAAAGCTTGAGCGCACTCCATGCAGGCGTAAAGGCCAGCCAAGGAGCCTTTTCACTGCCGTTTGATGGCTGGCTCGTGAAGGATGGCGAGCGCATCTCTGTGGAAGCAGCCACGATCGCTGGCGACATCCGCGAGGTTTTGAAAGAAATCGTTCACCTAGAACCCCATGAGGTGGTGACCCATCAAGGCGTTTCACCCCATGTCTGGGTGGATGGTTTAGCGATCACGGGAGAGGCCTGA